From the genome of bacterium:
CGACGATACCGGAGACGATGACGATGCCTCGGACGACGATACCGGCGACGACGATACCGGCGACGACGACACCGGCGACGACGACACCGGCGACGACGACGTTTCCACGCTGACGTGCGACGCGACGAGCATCACGCGCGCGCCGTACATGATCGGCGTGACGCCGACGAGCGTGGAGATGCTATGGAAGACGAACCGGCGCGGCGATTCGACGATCGAATACGGCACGACCGAATCGCTCGGCGACGTCTTCGTCGAGGATACGCTCGTTTCCTCGCACCACGTCACGCTCGACGGCCTTTCGCCGGGAACGCGTTTTTATTACCGCGTCAAGGCGTGCGACGATGCCGTGAGCGACACGTATTCGTTTGTCACCGCGCCGGACGACGACTCGCCGTTTTCGTTCGCGGTGCTCGGCGACAACCGCTCGAACCCGGCGATGGCCAAGGCGGTCGCGGACGAGACCTTCACGACGGCGCCCGATATCCTTTTGAACGTCGGCGACATCGTCAACAACGGCTGGAACCGCGACGAATACGACTCCCAGTTCTTCGGCCCGTCGGAGGAGCTTTTGGCGAGCGCGCCGGTGTTCGTTTCGATCGGCAATCACGAGGGCGAGTCGCCGTATTTCTACGACGTGCTGCCGTATCCCGGCAACGGCACGGGCTTCTATTCGTTCACCTACGGCAACACGCTGTTCATCGCGCTGAACACGAACAAGCTGTATCTGCCGGGCACCGG
Proteins encoded in this window:
- a CDS encoding metallophosphoesterase family protein, which encodes MKLANLRFVFAFALVFTFASMVAVAPGCGDDDDDDDDREDDDADDDTESDDDFTGGDDDDDMDDDDDTSGDDDADDDDTGDDDDASDDDTGDDDTGDDDTGDDDTGDDDVSTLTCDATSITRAPYMIGVTPTSVEMLWKTNRRGDSTIEYGTTESLGDVFVEDTLVSSHHVTLDGLSPGTRFYYRVKACDDAVSDTYSFVTAPDDDSPFSFAVLGDNRSNPAMAKAVADETFTTAPDILLNVGDIVNNGWNRDEYDSQFFGPSEELLASAPVFVSIGNHEGESPYFYDVLPYPGNGTGFYSFTYGNTLFIALNTNKLYLPGTGQYNWVEGVLQSAEAQAAEWIVAFAHHPPYSEGWDNAGYNGEPLMRTSLVPLFEQYGVDVFFQGHTHDYERGTLNDVLHIISGGAGSGLDSFQQDIAHIVVYESRHHFVSVNVADKVMTLDAIDVDGVTFDQVTLTH